The genomic region GAAGGACAAATCGAACGTGACTGACGTGTCGATCCAAAAGCCGAGGGCAAATGTCGCCTGGCAGGTTTTCAAGGTCCTGCTGCTTCTCTCGGTTCTTGCCGTGCTGCTTGCACTCGGCACCTGGCAGGTCCAGCGTCTCAAATGGAAGGAAGGCCTGATTGCCGATATTACCGAAAGGCAGGCCGCAGCGCCGGTCCCGCTAGGCGATATCGAGGCGATGGCTGCCCGCGGCGGCGATATCGAATACCGCCGCGTGACGACGTCCGGTCGTTATCTCAACGACAAGGAGCGCCATTTCTTCGCCACCTATAACGGCTTGTCGGGCTTCTACATCTACACGCCGCTCGAACTCGATGGCGGTCGGCTGCTCTTCGTCAACCGGGGCTTTGTTCCCTACGACCAGAAGGAGGCGAAGACCCGCGAACAAGGCCAACTCTCCGGCATGCAGGCCGTGGCCGGCCTTGCCCGCGCCAAATTGCCCTCCAAGCCGTCTTCGCTGCTGCCGGACAACGACACTGCCAAGAACATCTTCTACTGGAAGGACTTGGACGTGATGGCCTCCAGCGTCGGGCTGGATGCCGTCAAGTTGCTTCCGTTCTTCGTCGATGCCGATGCAACGCCCAATCCCGGTGGCCTGCCGGTCGGCGGCGTCACCATTGTCGACCTGCCCAACGACCATCTGCAATACGCCGTAACCTGGTATGGCCTGGCGGCTGCACTGGTCGCCATCGTCGCGATTTCCTGGCTGCGCAAACGCCATCCGGATGCGCCGGCGCAGTAGGCACGTTTCGCGCACCCTGTGCGGATGCAATAGAATTGCTTCAATTCATCGGCACTTTAGGCTAGATGGGCGGGCAGGGCGCACCTATCTGTGGTTTGCCCCTGTCCCCGGGCTTTTGGAAAAGACATGAACATCGCCGTTTCGAAACCTGCCCTGACCATTCGCCTCTGCGGTCCCCGCGGCTTCTGCGCCGGCGTCGACCGGGCCATCCAGATCGTCGTGCTGGCGCTCAAGGCCTATGGCGCGCCGGTCTATGTCCGCCACGAGATCGTCCATAATCGCTACGTCGTCGAAGGCCTTGAGGCCAAGGGCGCGATCTTCGTCGAGGAACTCGGCGAAATCCCACTGGAGCACCGCAAGCAGCCGGTCGTCTTCTCTGCCCATGGCGTGCCGAAATCCGTGCCGGCCGATGCCGATAGCCGCAACCTCTTCTATCTCGATGCCACATGCCCGCTGGTCTCCAAGGTCCACAAGCAGGCCATGCGCCACAACCGGCTCGGCCGCCATGTGGTCCTCATCGGCCATGCCGGCCACCCGGAAGTGATCGGCACGATGGGGCAACTGCCGGAAGGCACGGTATCGCTGGTCGAGACGATTGCCGATGTCGATGCCTATGTGCCGGTCGATCCCGACAATCTCGGCTACGTCACGCAGACGACGCTGTCGGTGGACGACACGGCCGGCGTCATTGCCCGGCTGCAGGAGCGCTTTCCGAACCTGACCGCGCCGTCTGCCGATTCGATCTGCTATGCCACCACCAACCGCCAGGAAGTGGTGAAGCAGGCAGCACCTGGCTGCGATCTCTTCATCATTGTCGGCGCGCCGAATTCCTCCAATTCCAAACGCCTTGTCGAGGTGGCTTTGAGGGCGGGTGCAAAACAGTCCGTTCTGGTCCAGCGCGCGTCGGAAATCGACTGGGACAATATCGGCGATATCGCTACGGTGGGCCTGTCCGCCGGCGCCTCCGCCCCGGAGGTAATCGTCAACGAGATCATCGAGGCTTTCCGGCAGCGCTACGATGCGGCGGTCGAACTTGCCGAGACGGTCAAGGAAACCGAGAACTTCCTGGTCAATCGCGAGCTGCGGGATGTCGAATTGACGACGGCCGACATGGCTTTCGTCAACGGCGAATAAACAACATCAGCGACGCCAACCCAGGAATAATCCGTGGCCGTTTACACCGACATTACCGAAGACGATCTCAAGACCTTTTTGACCCAGTATGATTGCGGCGAACTCACCTCCTACAAGGGGATCGCCGAGGGCGTCGAGAATTCGAATTTCCTGCTGCACACGACGCGCGAGCCGCTGATCCTGACGCTCTATGAAAAGCGTGTCGAAAAGGACGACTTGCCTTTCTTCCTGGGCCTGATGCAGCATCTTTCGGCGCGTGGCCTGTCGTGCCCGCTTCCCCTGCCGCGCCGCGATGGCGCCCTTCTCGGCGAACTCTCTGGCCGCGCTGCCGCATTGATTTCGTTTCTCGAGGGCATGTGGCTGCGCAAGCCCGAGGCGCGCCATTGCCGCGAGGTCGGCATCGCGATTGCAAAGATGCATGTCGCCGGCGAGGGCTTTGCCATCGCCCGGCCGAACGCGCTCTCCTGCGCCGGGTGGCAGCCGCTGTGGGACAAGTCCGAAGCCCGCGCCGACGAGGTCGAGCCCGGCCTGCGGGATGAAATCCGGTCGGAGTTGGCTTTCTTCGATGCAAACTGGCCGAAGGGTCTTCCCACGGGCGTCATCCATGCCGACCTGTTTCCCGATAATGTCTTCTTCCTCGGCGACCAGCTTTCGGGCCTGATCGATTTCTACTTCGCCTGCAACGACATGCTGGCCTATGACGTGTCGATCTGCCTCAATGCCTGGTGCTTCGAAAAGGACGGCGCTTACAACGTCACCAAGGGTCTGGCCATGCTCGACGGCTACCAGAGCATCCGGCCGCTCAGCGACGCCGAGATCGAGGCGCTGCCGACGCTGGCAAGGGGCTCGGCGCTGCGCTTCTTCCTGACGCGGCTCTACGATTGGCTGATGACGCCGGCCGGAGCCATGGTCACCAAGAAGGACCCGCTGGAATATCTGCGCAAGCTGCGCTTTCATCGCACGGTTGCCACGGGCGCCGAATATGGGTTGGCCAAAGCATGAAACATGTCGATATCTTCACCGACGGCGCCTGCTCGGGAAATCCTGGGCCGGGCGGCTGGGGCGCCGTCCTTCGCTACGGCGATACCGAGAAGGACCTCTGCGGCGGCGAGGCGGATACCACCAACAATCGCATGGAACTGATGGCGGCGATCTCGTCGCTGGGTGCGCTCAAGGATGCCTGCGAGGTCGATCTCTACACGGACTCGAAATACGTCATGGACGGCATTTCGAAGTGGATCCATGGCTGGAAAAAGAACGGCTGGAAGACCGCCGACAAGAAGCCTGTGAAGAACGCCGAACTCTGGCAGGCGCTGGACGCAGCCTATAACCGCCACAAGGTCACCCTGCATTGGGTCAAGGGCCATGCCGGCCACATCGAGAACGAGCGCGCCGACGAACTCGCCCGCAAGGGCATGGAGCCGTTCAAGAAACGCTGACGCTGGGAGCGAGAAGGACAACAACGATATTGCCGCCAGTCGTATTCCCGGTATGGTGCGGCTGTCACCCGGGAGGTTTCACATGATCCTGCACTGCGTTTTTCTGCGCTTCAAGGCCGCTGTCACGGCGCCGGAAAAGCAATCCATATTTGAAGCGATCGTCGCATTGAAGCAGGTTATTCCAGGCATTCTCGACGTAAAATATGGCCCGAATGTCTCGCCGGAAGGCTTGCATGGCGGCTTCGTCGATGGCTTCGCCGTGACCTTCGAAAGCGGCGCTGCCCGCGATGCCTATCTTGTCCACCCCGAGCATGTCGCCGTCGGCGAGCGCATCGTCTCGTCCACCGATGGCGGCCTGGCCGGATTGCTGGTGTTCGATCTCAATATCTGAAAATGGTTCAGGCAGAAGGAACTGGAGGGATGTCCGGCATCCCTCCAGCTGTGCCTGATCAGAGCTGCCCGATCATCGTTGCTGCGGCCGAGACCGTCGCTTCGCCGGGGTTTTCCTCGACGTTCAGTGTCTTGACGACGCCATCTTCCACCAGCATCGAGTAGCGCTTCGAGCGCACGCCAAGACCGCCGCCCGAGAGGTCGGCGTCGAGGCCGAGTGCCTTGGTGAAGGCGGCATCCCAGTCGGCGAGGAAATGGATCTTGCCCATGCCGCCCGATTGCTGTGCCCAGGCGCCCATGACATGCCAGTCATTGACAGAAACGACGGCAACCTCATCGACGCCCTTCGCGAGTATGGCATCGAGGTTTTCGAGGTAGCCCGGCAGATGGTTCAGCGAGCAGGTTGGCGTGAAAGCGCCGGGGACGGCAAAAAGCACGACGCGCTTGCCCGAAAACAGCGTGTCCGTCGAGATCTCGGTCGGGCCGTCGGTCGTCTTTTCCTTGAACGTGGCGGCGGGAATTTTCTCGCCGATGGCAATAGTCATGAGGCTCTCCTGGTTTTTTCTGTCGCGTGCGTCCGAACGCCCGTCGATATCTATGATCGCTCTACTCCATGGCAAGCGTCGTTTCCATCGCGCGGCTGCCGTTCACGACCAGTATGCCCCAACTCTTGCCGTGTACAACATAGGTCTTCGGCAATTTGCCGATTGTCAGTGCGACCTCGACATCGCGACCGCTGCGGCTGGCGCTGGCCTGCTTGAAGAACACATAGCCGCTGGGCCCGGTCACGTAGATCTGGGGAATAGCGTCGCCGGCGTCCGGGAGCGTCAGATGCAAGGACAATGTCTTGCCGTCGGGCGCTAGGCTGTGGCTCTTGACGCCGAAATCGGCCGAAGGTTTCTGTGGAAGCGCTGCCTCGGCCGCCGTGACGATGGCTGCATCCCCGGCATCGGCGGACGAACCCGGCGGCGGCAATGCGACGCTCATGGTTGCCTGGAAGGGAACGCAGATATCCTTGCAGACGCCGATAAAGGCCGTGATGTCGAGTTTTCCCTCGCCTGCGGCATCGATATCGAGCGGCATGCTGATGGGTGCATCGTAGCCAACCTCGTCGACATTGCCGAGCGAGATGACCTTTGGCACCGGATAGCCGATAGTGTCGATTGTCGCCTTGCTTCCCGCGGGCAGTGTAAGTTGCGGCGGGATGCCGCTTTCGCCAGGCTCGCGCCAGTAGGTGATCCATCCGGGACCCGGCTCTATCTGCAGCGCAGCCTTCACATGGCCGCTGGCGTCGGCGGGCATTGCCACCAACCGCATCCGGCCGCCATCGCTGGTGGCCCAGCCGCTTGTCGTCGCATGGGCAGCGGACGAAAGCATCACGGATACCGCAAAAATGGCTACGGCCGGCATCGGTATTCGGAAAGGTCTGGGATAGGAAATCATGAAAACAGCGTTAGACGAAGGCAGCCGCACACGCACCATGCGATTTTAAGCAATCGATCATTTTCAGTTGATTGATCACCTGCATTACCCCATCTTTATCCGGGGGCATGATCAAGAGCAGTGAGGAGACAGGATGTCGTTATCGACGCTTAAGTACAAAGGTGCACGCGGCTTTCTCGACGGTCAGTTTCTGATCGCAATGCCGGGGATGGCGGACAGTAACTTCGCCCGGACGGTTGTTTATATCTGTGCCCATTCGGATGCCGGAGCGATGGGTTTCATTATCAACCGGTCGCAGAACCTCAGCTTCACCGACGTTCTTCTGCATCTTGACATGATCAAGACTGACGATGCCATCATGCTGCCGGATCGTGCCCGCAGTTTCCCGATCCAGACCGGCGGCCCGGTCGAGAGCGGTCGAGGCTTCGTTCTGCACTCCGACGACTACAAGAGCGAGAGCAGCATCGCTGTCACCGACGAAATCAACCTGACGGCAACACTCGATATCATCCGCGCCATTTCCAACGGCAACGGCCCGAAAAAGGCGACGATGCTGCTCGGCTATGCCGGCTGGAGCGCCGGGCAGCTTGAGGCCGAAGTCACCAACAACGGCTGGCTGAATTGCGCGCCGAGTGAAGACCTCATTTTCGACCGCAGCCTGGATGATAAATACGAGAGGGCGCTGGCGCTGCTTGGCGTCACGCCGGCGATGTTGTCGAGCGAAGCAGGCCATGCCTGACCCATGACTGATAAACCAACCCCGCAATTGGAACGAAATCAAATAGCTGACGTTTTTCCTGCACGACGTACGCATCGTTCGTCGCCAACCAGGGAGTGAGACACATGGGTAGCACCAGCGACAAGATTTCCGGTAAGGCCAACGAATTGACCGGGAAGGCAAAGGAAGCCGTCGGCAAGGCCACTGGCGACAACGAGACGCGTGCCAAGGGCGCCGTTCAGGAAGCCAAGGGCAAGGCACAGGTTGCAGAGGGCAAGGCCAAGGACAAGCTCAAAGACGCCGTAGACCGCGCCTGAGCGAATTGAATAAAGACCTCAAGCCTGCCGCGCCAAAGCGTGGCGGGCTTTTCGATATTTAGACCGTCGTCGAAAAGGACCGGGCCCATGCGATTGTTTGACTGCGATTCCTGTGGACAGTCGGTGCATTTCGACAACCGCCAGTGCGTCCGCTGCGGCCACCGCCTGGGTTTCGTTCCAGACCGGCTGAAGATGTATGCCCTGGAACCCGACCAGGAGCCGCACTGGCACATCGTTTCGGAACCGGCTCGATCGCTGCGCTTTTGCTCGAATGCCGCTTTGGACCTCTGCAACTGGATGGTCGATTCGGACGATCCGCAAGGCTACTGCGCGGCCTGCCGCCATAACAGGCTGGTGCCGAATACCGGGACATCCGAGGGTGTGGACCGCTGGCGTCGCATCGGCCAGGCACAGCGCCATCTGTTTTATTCCCTGTTGCGCCTCGAACTGCCGCACCCCGATCGCAACGAAGATCCGCAGGGCGGGCTGGTGTTCGATTTCCTCGAGGACAAGATCAACAGCGCCGGCTTCGTCGTGCCCGCCATGACCGGCCACGACGACGGCCTGATTGCCATCCGTGCCGCCGAGGCGGACGACGTGACGCGCGAAATGGCGCGCATGTCGATGCATGAGCCATATCGAACTCTGCTCGGACATTTCCGCCACGAGACCGGTCATTTCATCTGGAACAAGCTTGTCCGCGACGTCAATAATTTCGATGGCTTCCGCGAGGTGTTCGGCGACGAGCGCGAGGACTACGGCGCAGCGCTGCAGCGTCATTACGAGAACGGAGTCCGTCCGGACTGGCAACGGAGTTTCATCAGCGCCTATGCCAGCTCCCACCCCTGGGAAGATTTCGCCGAGTGTTTCGCGCACTACCTCCACATCGTCGATACGCTGGAGACAGCCCGTGCCTTCGGCATCGCGGTCGATCCACGCGGTCATGAGGAGATGGCGTCGGAAGTGGATTTCAATCCCTACAGGGCGCACGATGCCGAGCAGCTTGTATCCGCCTGGGTGCCGCTCAGTGTTGCCGTCAACAGCATCCAGCGCAGCATGGGGCAGCCGGACTCGTACCCGTTTGTCCTCTCCCCGCCGGTCGTGAGAAAACTCGATTACGTGCTGCGGCTCATCCGTGACGCAGCTGCAGGTCAGACACTGCAGGCGGCCTGACCAGCCAGAGCGAGGAGGCGAGGCGTGCCTCAGGCGCGCCTTGTCAGCGGAAAGCGTTCCTTCAGCAATCGCAGCACCGATTCAGAGCCCATCGGCGGTCCGAACAGGAAGCTCTGGCCATAGGTGCAGCCCATCTTGGCGAGTTCCAGAGCATCTTCCTCGGTCTCGATACCCTCAGCGACGACTTTCATCCCAAGTTCGCGCGCCATCGAGATGACGGAGCGCAGCAGCACGGATTTCTTGTCGCTCTCGTCGCGCACCAGCCCCTTGTCAAGCTTGATCGTGTCGAAGGGGAAGCGGGTCAGGTAGGAGAGCGACGAATAGCCGGTCCCGAAATCGTCGAGCGCGAGGCCAAGGCCTGCTTCACGCAACTTCGCCAGCACGAGGCGCGCCTGTTCCGGATTTTCCATGACCATGGTTTCCGTCAGCTCGAGCTTGATGCGGGCCGGATCGCAATGGGTCTTGGCAAGCAGGGCCCGTACGTCGTCATAAAGCTCGTTGTTAAGCAACTGGGCGCTCGACAGGTTCACGGATACGAACAGCGGCAACTCCCCCGTCTGACGTGTCCAGGCCATCAGGTCGTTTGTCGCCTGCTCCATGGCGAACATGCCGAGCGGGCCGATGATGTCGGTCGCCTCGGCAATCGGAATGAATTCGGTCGGAGAAATGTTGCCGCGTTTCGGATGCTCCCAGCGCATCAGCGCCTCGAAGCCGGCGATCTCGGCATCTTCCAGGCGGACGATGGGCTGGTAGACCATCGACAACTCCTTGCGCTCGACGGCGCGACGGAGATCGGATTCCAGCTGCAGGCGGTCGGTGCCGAAGTTGCGGAAGGCCGGCAGGAACGGTTCGACCTTGTTGCCGCCGGCGCGCTTGGAACGATACATCGCAAGCTCGGCGTCGCTGAGCAATCCGGCAGCGCTTTCCTGCTGGTCGACCCAGGAAGTCAGCCCGATGGAGGCGGTCAGCACGATTTCGCGATTGGCAAAGTTCAGCGGCACCATGATGGCCTTGCTGACGGCATCGGCGAAATCCGCCACCTTGGTCGGATCGCGCTCGGACACCAGGATCAGGCCGAACTGGTCGCCGGAAAGCCGTGCCAGCGTATCCTGCGGTTTCAACAGGCGGCGCAGCCGACGCGTCAGGGCGACAAGGATATTGTCTCCGGCGGCAACGCCCAGCGCGTCGTTGACCATCTTGTACCGGTCGATATCGATGACCATCACCGTCGGCCGCACCAGATCGCCGGCGGGGGCGAGCGTCAGCACGGCCTGCAATCGGTCGAGGAAAAGCTGGCGGTTCGGCAGCCCGGTGAGGTTGTCGTGCAGCGCGTCGTGCAACAGGCGCTCGATGGAATTCTTTTGCTCTGTAACATCGACCACGGTGCCGACGCAGCGGATGATTTCACCGTTCGATCCCAGCACCGGCCGGGCGCGGATGGCCAGCCAATGGAAGTGGCCGTCCTCGGCGCGGATGCGGAACTCGTGGTTCAGCCTGCCACGACGATGTTCCAGCAGCACGTCCAGCGTCGCGCGGAAGCGGTCGCGGTCGTCGGGGTGCAGGCGTGGCAGCCAGTTGCGCGCCGCGCCATGCATGCTGCCCGGCGAAAGGCCAAGCTTCTGGGAGATGTCGGGAATGGTGACGACCCGGTCGCGGGCCACGTCCCAGTCCCAGACGGTATCGCCGGAGCCGGTAAGCGCAAGCGATTGCCGCTCCAGATCGGAAAACAGGCCCTGCTGGAAGGCACCGCCGGCAAAGGCGTGCTGCATGACGGTAAAGCCGATCAGAAGCACGATGAGCACGAGCCCGCCGCCGAGTGCCGGCTGGATTATGTCGTTGTCGAGCTTGCCGGTGACCGTCAGCCAGGCGCCGAACAGCCAGACGAGAATCAGCGCCCAGGCCGGCACCAGCAGGATCGCCCGGTCGTAGCGGTTGATCCCGAGATAGACGATGAGCAGGATACCCGCGGTCGCCGTCAGGGCCATCGACAGGCGTGCGATGCCTGCCGCAATCGACGGATCGTAGATGGCGACGCCGAAAAGCAGTGCCAGCCCCAGTATCCAGGCAAGCGTGACATAGCCGAGATGGGCGTGCCAGCGGTTGAGATTGAGATAGGTGAACAGGAAGATCACCAGGCTCGAGGCCAGCGCCACCTCGACGCAGGCCCGCCATATTCGCTGGTCGCCGGACGTGATGCTGATCAGCTTGCCGAGGAAGCCGAAGTCGACGCAGATGTAGCCGAGCACCGCCCAGGCAAGCGCTGCTGTCGCCGGCAGCATCGATGTGCCCTTGACGACGAACAGGATGGTAAGGAACACCGCCAGCAGGCCGGAAATGCCGAGCACGATGCCGCGATAGAGCGTGAAGGCGTTGACCGTATCCTTGTAGGCGTTCGGCTCCCAGAGATAGATCTGCGGCAATTCCGGGGACGACAGTTCGGCGACGAAGGTGATGACAGCGCCGGGATTGAGTGTGATGCGAAACACGTCCGCCTCGTCGCTCGGCTGCCGGTCAAGCGCAAAACCTTCACTCGGTGTGATAGCGATGATGCGCTGCGAGCCGAGGTCGGGCCAGAACATCTTTGAATTCACCAGGCGGAAATGCGGAGCGACGATGACGCGCTCCAGCTGTTCTTCCGAGACGTTGGCCAGTGCGAACACCGCCCAGTCGCCCTGATGACCCGGCGAACTCGAGCGCACCTCGATGCGGCGGCGGATACCGTCGGCACCAGCGGCCGTCGACACCTGGAAGGCCTCGCCCTGGTTGGCGTAGATCTCGGTTGTTTTCGTCAGGTCGAGCGCCGTGTCGTCGCGCGAGATCTTCACCGGCTCCGCAGCCCGCGCGCCGGTCGCAAGCATGGCGGTCATCGCAAACAGGGCAACAAGGAACGCGATCAGGGAATGGCGAAGGAAGTGTGGTTGGGAAGGAGTGTCGGCAATCATCAGCGTGTGGTCTTCCCGAGCGGGTCCGTGTCTGTGGCCAAGCGAGAAAACATCACGTGATCACGCCATTGCCCGTTGATTTTCAAGTAGCCGCGCAAATGGCCTTCCCGTTGGAACCCGGCCTTCTGCAAAAGCCGCACGCTACGCTCATTCTCCGGAATACAGGCTGCCTCGATACGGTGCAACTCCAGCCCGGAAAAGATATAGGGTATAACTATCTCAAGTGCGGCGAACATATGGCCTTGGCCGGAATAGCGCTCGCCCATCCAGTATCCGATCATGCAGCTCTGCGCGGCACCGCGCCTGATATAGCCCACGGTGAGCCCGCCGAGCAGCGTGGAATTGTCGCGCTTGAAGACTAGCAGCGGCACCGCCTGGCCGGAGTTGTACTCCTGCTTGCCCCGCACGACGCGGGCCCGATAGGCGCCCTCGGTCAGTTCGTCGGTACGCCAGGTCGGTTCCCACGGTTCCAGGAACCGGCGGCTCTCGGCTCTTAGCTTCTGCCACTGGCTGAAGTCGGAGTTGCGCGGCAAGCGGAGAATATGGTCGGCGCCCTCAAGTTCGATCGTGTCCGGCTGCCGAGACAGAAACCGAAAAACCGACTTTGGCATTCGTCCATGTCTCCCGGAACTGGATCGCGAGGGGCCTCCGGCTGGGATCAGCCGTTGGCGGCTTTGGATGCCTGGCGTGGGGTGGCCAACGAGGCGATGATGTCTTCCATCGGCGCCAGTTCGTCGAGCGGACCGATGGCGGAGAGGGTCGGCACGGCGTCGAAGAACAGCCGGCCGGCGAGATCGGTCAGCCGCTGGATGGTGATGCCTTCCAGCCGTTCCATCATCTCTGGATTGGGGATCGGGCGGCCATAGAGCATCATCTGGCGGGCGACCTGTCCGGCTCGTGCGGCAGGACTTTCCTGACCCATGAGCAGCTGGGCCCGGATCTGGGCGCGGGCGCGGTCGATTTCCTGCTGGTGGATCTTGTCGGCGGATTTGCGCAGTTCATCGACGATCACAGGCAGCAGTTCCGGCAGGTTTTCTCCGCCGGTTGCGGCATGGATGCCGAAGATGCCCGTGTCGGAAAAGCCCCAATGGAAGGCATAGACCGAATAGCAGAGCCCGCGCGTCTCGCGCACTTCCTGGAACAGCCGCGACGACATGCCCCCGCCAAGGATATTGGCAAGGATCTGCGAGCAATAAAAGTCGCGCGCATGGTAGGCGCGGCCTTCGAAGCCGAGAAGGATCTGCGCATCCATGAGGTCGCGCGTCTCGCGAACGCTGCCGCCGATATAGCGGGCTGTCTCGATAACGGGCGCTGCCGATGGTGCTGTCGGAAGGCTCGCAAAGCGGGTCTCGACCTGCTTGACGAAGCTGTCATGATCAACGGCGCCGGCTGCCACCACGAACATCCGGTCGCAGGTGTAATTGCGCCCGAGATAGCCGCGGATCTGCTCCGGCGTGAAGCCGAGCACGGTTTCCGGCGTCCCCAGAATGGCGCGCCCGAGCGTCTGGTCGCGATAGGCGACTTCCGAGAACTTGTCGAACACGACGTCGTCCGGCATGTCGTTGGCAGCGTTGATTTCCTGCAGGATAACCTGCTTTTCACGCTGCAATTCGTCCTCGTCGAAGGCCGATTCCGTCAGGATGTCGGCGAGAATATCGACGGCGAGCGGCACGTCTTCTTTCAGCACGCGCGCGTAATAGGATGTCGTTTCCGTCGATGTCGCGGCATTGACTTCGCCGCCGACATTCTCGATTTCCTCGGCAATTTCGCGTGCCGTGCGGCGAGCCGTGCCCTTGAACGCCATGTGTTCCAGAAGGTGGGCGATACCGTGTTCGGCTTCGGTCTCGTTACGCGATCCCGACTTGATCCACACACCGAGGGCGACGCTTTCAAGATGCGGCATCAACTCGGTTACTACCGTCAGCCCGGATTTCAGCCGGGTGCACTCAACTGTCATATTAGATCTTTCTGCGCTTAACGTCTTGAGGCCTGAACATGGTCACCGATAAAGCTTTCCACGGCTTTGAGGTCGGGATCCAGGATGTCGAAGCGCTCCTCCCTATGCATCAGATCAGCAAGCCACGTCGGAAGCGCCGGGTCAATACCGGAGGCTGATTTTACTGCGGCGGGGAATTTGGCGGGGTGGGCGGTGGCCAGCGTCACCATCGGGCTGTTCGGCTTTTCGAATTTACTGGCGACGAAGACGCCGATCGCGGTGTGCGGGTCCAGCAGGTAGCCGGTGTCGGCATAGGTCTGGCGGATGGTCTCGGCCACCTGCTTCTCGGTCGCCCGGCCGGCACGGAAATCGCGCTTGATGAAGCGCATGGCTTCCGGGGCGATGTCGAAACCGCTCGACTGCTTGAGGCTTTCCATGGCGGC from Rhizobium tumorigenes harbors:
- a CDS encoding protein-disulfide reductase DsbD domain-containing protein is translated as MPAVAIFAVSVMLSSAAHATTSGWATSDGGRMRLVAMPADASGHVKAALQIEPGPGWITYWREPGESGIPPQLTLPAGSKATIDTIGYPVPKVISLGNVDEVGYDAPISMPLDIDAAGEGKLDITAFIGVCKDICVPFQATMSVALPPPGSSADAGDAAIVTAAEAALPQKPSADFGVKSHSLAPDGKTLSLHLTLPDAGDAIPQIYVTGPSGYVFFKQASASRSGRDVEVALTIGKLPKTYVVHGKSWGILVVNGSRAMETTLAME
- a CDS encoding zinc-binding metallopeptidase family protein, with amino-acid sequence MRLFDCDSCGQSVHFDNRQCVRCGHRLGFVPDRLKMYALEPDQEPHWHIVSEPARSLRFCSNAALDLCNWMVDSDDPQGYCAACRHNRLVPNTGTSEGVDRWRRIGQAQRHLFYSLLRLELPHPDRNEDPQGGLVFDFLEDKINSAGFVVPAMTGHDDGLIAIRAAEADDVTREMARMSMHEPYRTLLGHFRHETGHFIWNKLVRDVNNFDGFREVFGDEREDYGAALQRHYENGVRPDWQRSFISAYASSHPWEDFAECFAHYLHIVDTLETARAFGIAVDPRGHEEMASEVDFNPYRAHDAEQLVSAWVPLSVAVNSIQRSMGQPDSYPFVLSPPVVRKLDYVLRLIRDAAAGQTLQAA
- a CDS encoding homoserine kinase, with protein sequence MAVYTDITEDDLKTFLTQYDCGELTSYKGIAEGVENSNFLLHTTREPLILTLYEKRVEKDDLPFFLGLMQHLSARGLSCPLPLPRRDGALLGELSGRAAALISFLEGMWLRKPEARHCREVGIAIAKMHVAGEGFAIARPNALSCAGWQPLWDKSEARADEVEPGLRDEIRSELAFFDANWPKGLPTGVIHADLFPDNVFFLGDQLSGLIDFYFACNDMLAYDVSICLNAWCFEKDGAYNVTKGLAMLDGYQSIRPLSDAEIEALPTLARGSALRFFLTRLYDWLMTPAGAMVTKKDPLEYLRKLRFHRTVATGAEYGLAKA
- a CDS encoding Dabb family protein; amino-acid sequence: MILHCVFLRFKAAVTAPEKQSIFEAIVALKQVIPGILDVKYGPNVSPEGLHGGFVDGFAVTFESGAARDAYLVHPEHVAVGERIVSSTDGGLAGLLVFDLNI
- a CDS encoding YqgE/AlgH family protein, which translates into the protein MSLSTLKYKGARGFLDGQFLIAMPGMADSNFARTVVYICAHSDAGAMGFIINRSQNLSFTDVLLHLDMIKTDDAIMLPDRARSFPIQTGGPVESGRGFVLHSDDYKSESSIAVTDEINLTATLDIIRAISNGNGPKKATMLLGYAGWSAGQLEAEVTNNGWLNCAPSEDLIFDRSLDDKYERALALLGVTPAMLSSEAGHA
- the ispH gene encoding 4-hydroxy-3-methylbut-2-enyl diphosphate reductase, yielding MNIAVSKPALTIRLCGPRGFCAGVDRAIQIVVLALKAYGAPVYVRHEIVHNRYVVEGLEAKGAIFVEELGEIPLEHRKQPVVFSAHGVPKSVPADADSRNLFYLDATCPLVSKVHKQAMRHNRLGRHVVLIGHAGHPEVIGTMGQLPEGTVSLVETIADVDAYVPVDPDNLGYVTQTTLSVDDTAGVIARLQERFPNLTAPSADSICYATTNRQEVVKQAAPGCDLFIIVGAPNSSNSKRLVEVALRAGAKQSVLVQRASEIDWDNIGDIATVGLSAGASAPEVIVNEIIEAFRQRYDAAVELAETVKETENFLVNRELRDVELTTADMAFVNGE
- a CDS encoding CsbD family protein, with translation MGSTSDKISGKANELTGKAKEAVGKATGDNETRAKGAVQEAKGKAQVAEGKAKDKLKDAVDRA
- a CDS encoding SURF1 family protein translates to MTDVSIQKPRANVAWQVFKVLLLLSVLAVLLALGTWQVQRLKWKEGLIADITERQAAAPVPLGDIEAMAARGGDIEYRRVTTSGRYLNDKERHFFATYNGLSGFYIYTPLELDGGRLLFVNRGFVPYDQKEAKTREQGQLSGMQAVAGLARAKLPSKPSSLLPDNDTAKNIFYWKDLDVMASSVGLDAVKLLPFFVDADATPNPGGLPVGGVTIVDLPNDHLQYAVTWYGLAAALVAIVAISWLRKRHPDAPAQ
- a CDS encoding peroxiredoxin — its product is MTIAIGEKIPAATFKEKTTDGPTEISTDTLFSGKRVVLFAVPGAFTPTCSLNHLPGYLENLDAILAKGVDEVAVVSVNDWHVMGAWAQQSGGMGKIHFLADWDAAFTKALGLDADLSGGGLGVRSKRYSMLVEDGVVKTLNVEENPGEATVSAAATMIGQL
- the rnhA gene encoding ribonuclease HI, yielding MKHVDIFTDGACSGNPGPGGWGAVLRYGDTEKDLCGGEADTTNNRMELMAAISSLGALKDACEVDLYTDSKYVMDGISKWIHGWKKNGWKTADKKPVKNAELWQALDAAYNRHKVTLHWVKGHAGHIENERADELARKGMEPFKKR